TTTGCCTTAAAGCCTACCATGCTGAGCCTGGGGCACTGGCCCAGCACCTCGGGCACGGTAGTAAACCGGTTGTCGGAGCAAAAAAGAATTTGTAGCCGGTGCAAGCGACTTAGGTCGGGGGGTAGCGCCGAAAGCCGGTTGCCCGACAGGTTCAGGATTTCCAGCGTATCCGCCAGGCTGAATAGCTCTTCGGGAAACTCCGTCAGATTAGCCGATAAATCAAGCCGGGTACTACCGGCCAGCTTACCCGACCGCAACTCTTCAAGCGTATGCATGCGGCAAAGGTCGGCAGCCTGGGCGTATGGGCTGGTAGTGATGCGTTTTCTCGAGTTGGGCAGGCAGCCGCGGCCTGGTAAAACGCGCCGGGCCAGCCTGGCAGCGGGCTGGCCCAGCGTGCTTTCGACGCTACCCCAGCGCCTGTTTCAAATCTACCAGTAAATCGGCGGGCTCTTCGATGCCAACGCTCAGGCGTATCACGCCCGGCGTAATGCCCAGCGCCAGCCGCTGCTCGGCCGTGAGGCCCCGGTGCGAAGTAGCTGCCGGGTACGAGCACGACGACTGCACACCCGCCAGCGACGGGGCCAGCGGAAACAGCTTGCTTTTCTGCACAAAGGCATCGACGGCCGCCGCCGAGTCGTGGGCTAGTCGTATTGAGAGCATACCGCCAAATAAGCCGCCCAGTAGTTCGTGCGCCGCCAGTGCATGACCGGGATGCGTTGCGAGGCCGGGGTAAAATACCTGCGCTACGGCCGGGCTTTCGGCCAGAAAGCGGGCTACCAGCAGCGCATTCTCGGAGTGCTGCCACATGCGCAGGCGCAGGGTTTTGAGGCCACGCACGGCCAGCCAGCTATCGAGCGGGGCCAGCATCAGGCCCAGGCTGCCCGCTACCTGGCGCAGGCGCTTGCCCAAGGCAGGGTCGCGGGCCACTACCACGCCCGCCGTGGTGTCGGAGTGTCCGGCCAGGTATTTGGTAGCCGAATGCCACACCAGGTCGGCTCCCCAACTCAGGGGCTGCGTCAGGATGGGTGAGGTAAAAGAGCTGTCAATCAACAATAATATTCCCTGCTGCTGGCAGGCACGGGCCAGGCGCGGGCCATCAAGCACCGTCAGCAGCGGGTTGCTGAGCACCTCGGCCAGCACCAGTCTGGTAGTAGGCCGGCGGTGCCGGGCCACGTCGTAGAGCTCGGCCAGCGGCACGTAAGTTGTCTCGATGCCCAAGCGGGCCAGCTCTTGCGAAAGCAGTACTACCGAGCCACCATATAGCTCAGTGGGGCACAATACATGGTCGCCGGCCTGGCAGGTGGCCAGCACGGCCGCCAGCAAGCCCGCCAGCCCGGCGCCGGTAGCTACCCCGCCCCCGGTAGCTCCTTCGAGCCGCGCCACCTCGGCCACCAGCTCGTCGGAATTAGGATGCTCGGAGCGCGAATAGCCGTACATGCCGCCGTGGTCGGGGGTCGTGTAGTAGGTTTCCAGCTCGGCCAACGAGGCAAATTTGAAAACCGAGGTCTGATAAATCGGGGTAACTTTCGGGTGAATCGGGGTCAGGTTCATAGGAGCACGAAGGTAGGGCGGCCCTTCTTAACCCTCACGGTCTGGGCAGTGTAAAGAGCAATTTTCGCTATCAGCCGGCTATAGCTTTCTCTTATTGCCGAGGCCAGACGCGATCATATTTTATATATATTACTTTTACCATTTTTTTGTTATTCTACCAAATAAAAAAAGGCGCCCGCCCCGGCCGAAGCCAGCGCGAGCGCCTTTTTTATCCTACTAAACAATTTACTAGGCCGAAGCCGACTCAGCCAGCACAATCACGCTATTCCGCAGCACCTCCACGATGCCGCCGCTGATGTGAAATGTGCCGCCGCCCGCGCCCGTCACCGTTACGTCGCCGGCCTTTAGTGCCGCAATCAGGGGAGCGTGGTTGTTGAGCACTTCAAACGAGCCATCGGTGCCCGGAAATCGCACCGCGCTTGCCTCGCCCTCAAATACTTTCCGGTCGGGAGTGATGATTTCTAAGTGCATAGTTTTTAAATGTGGGAATGCGATAGATGTGAAAATGTGGGAATGTGGTCGATAGAAAATCAATTTTCACATCTCCCACACTCCCACATTTTCCACATTTAAAAATTATTTTGCCTCAGCCATCAGGCGCTCGCCCTTAGCTACGGCATCTTCGATGTTGCCGACCAGGTTGAAGGCCGACTCGGGCAGGTGGTCGTACTTGCCGTCGATGATTTCGTTGAAGCCTTTGATGGTGTCTTTGATGTCAACCAATACACCCTGCAGGCCGGTGAACTGCTCAGCCACGAAGAAGGGCTGCGACAGGAAGCGCTGCACGCGGCGGGCGCGGTTCACGGTCTGCTTGTCTTCCTCGCTCAGCTCGTCCATCCCCAGAATGGCAATGATGTCCTGCAACTCCTTGTAGCGCTGCAAAATCTCCTTCACGCGCTGGGCCGTGTTGTAGTGCTCATCGCCGAGGATGGTAGCGTCGAGGATGCGCGAGGTCGAGTCGAGCGGGTCAACGGCCGGATAAATGCCCAGCTCGGCGATTTTGCGGCTCAGTACCGTCGTAGCATCCAGGTGAGCAAAGGTGTTGGCCGGGGCCGGGTCAGTCAAGTCATCAGCCGGCACGTACACGGCCTGCACCGAGGTAATCGAGCCGCGCTTGGTGGAGGTGATGCGCTCCTGCATGGCGCCCATCTCGGTGGCCAGCGTGGGCTGGTAGCCCACGGCCGACGGCATCCGGCCCAAGAGCGCCGATACCTCCGAGCCTGCCTGCGTGAAGCGGAAGATGTTGTCGATAAAGAACAGGATATCGCGGCCAGCGCCGGTGCCGTCGCCATCGCGGAAGCTTTCGGCAATGGTCAGGCCCGACAGCGCCACGCGGGCGCGGGCTCCGGGCGGCTCGTTCATCTGGCCGAACACCAGCGTAGCCTGCGATTTTTCCATCTCCACCATATCTACTTTCGACAAGTCCCAGCCGCCCTCTTCCATTGAGTGCTTGAAGGCGTCGCCGTAGCGGATGATATTGGCTTCGATAAATTCACGCAGCAGGTCATTACCCTCACGGGTGCGCTCACCCACGCCGGCAAATACCGACAGGCCCGAGTAGGCCTTGGCCACGTTGTTGATAAGTTCCTGAATTAGTACGGTCTTGCCTACGCCGGCACCACCGAACAGCCCAATCTTACCGCCCTTCACATACGGAGCGAGCAGGTCGATTACCTTGATACCGGTGAAGAATACTTCCGAAGAGGTTGCCAGGTCCTCGAACGCGGGAGCGTTACGGTGAATGGGCAGACCGCCGGTGCTCACCGGCTGCGGAATGCCATCAATTGCCTGGCCAATAACGTTAAACAAGCGGCCCTTCACCCCGTCGCCGGTCGGCATCGTGATGGCGTGGCCCAGGCTGCGCACGGCAGCACCACGGGTCAGGCCCTCGGTCGAGTCCATGGCAATAGTGCGCACCCGGTCTTCGCCCAGGTGCTGCTGGCATTCCAGCATCACAACCTGGCCGTTGTCTTTGGTTACTTCCAGGGCGTCGAAGATGTTGGGGAGGTCGCCTTCGCCCGCGAAGCTCACGTCTACCACGGGGCCGATAACCTGGGTGATTTTGCCCGAATTCGCCATTTGCTTGGGTTTTACTAGGTTTTACTAAATTAACACGATTTTGAGGGTGCAAAAGTACGATTCAAACCGGTCTTTTCAAAGCTGTAGCTTACCTGAACCCGCTGCCTGCCTCAATATAGGGCAAAGTGCCTCTACTCGCTGTCGGCGCACTTTTTTTAAATTTTTTTTGCCCACTGCTTGCCTCGTAATGTTCTCGTAGTACCTTTGCAGCCCCGAACGGCACATCGCCACAAGGGAAATTGTCCGATGGTGTAACTGGCAACACGCTTGATTTTGATTCAAGAAAGTCCAGGTTCGAGCCCTGGTCGGACAACTTCGACAACGCTCGACAACTTTAGCAAAGGCGCTGGCTTCTCCCTTCGGGGAGTAAGTCAGCGCCTTTCGCTTATTACGCTTACTTCATGCGCCTGTCATCTCCGCTTTAGTCGCGGAAATACAGGCGCTTTTGTTTTTCTTTCCCTCTCATTATGGACCCGCGCGTTAAACTATTTGCTGGCAGTGCCTCCCAGGAGCTAGCCCGGAAGATTGCCGAATCCTATGGCCAGCCGCTGGGCGACCTCACCTTGCAGCGCTTTGCCGATAACGAGCTGAGCCCCAGCTTCGACGAGAGCGTGCGTGGCTGCGAGGTATTTCTCATTCAGGGTACCTTCCCGCCCGCCGAAAACCTGATGGAGCTGATGCTGATGGTGGATGCCTGCAAGCGCGCCTCGGCTCACAAAGTCAATATTGTGATGCCTTACATGGGCTACGCCCGCCAGGACCGCAAGGATAAGCCCCGCGTGAGCATCGGGGCCAAAGTGGTGGCCAACATCATTCAAAGTGTGGGCACCGACCGGCTCATGACCTGCGACCTGCACGCCGGCCAAATACAGGGGTTTTTCGATATTCCGGTCGACCACCTCGACGGGGCTACCGTTACGGCGCCTTACATCAAGTCGCTCAATTTGAAAAATCTCATCTTCGCCTCGCCCGACGTGGGCGGCGTGGTGCGGACCCGCGCCTTTGCCAAGAAATTCGGGGCCGAGATTGTGGTCTGCGACAAGATGCGCCTGCGAGCCAACGAAATCGCCTCCATGCAGGTAATCGGCGATGTGAAGGGGATGGACGTGGTATTTGTGGATGATATGGTGGACACCGCCGGCACCATCTGCAAAGCCGCCGACCTCGTGATGGAGCGCGGTGCCAATTCGGTACGCGCCGTGATTACGCACCCGCTGCTTAGCGGCCCGGCCCACGCCCGCATTCGCGCCTCCCAACTCACCGAGCTGATTACCACCGATACCATTCCGCAGCGCGAGGAGAACGACAAAATTCGCGTTATTTCGATGGCTCCGCTCTTTGCCGCAGCCATCCGCAACGTGGTGACGCACGAGAGCATCAGCCTGCTGTTTGGGTAAAATCAGCCAACCACACTCTGATTTACTACTTAAAACTGGCAACACGTTATTTTCTACGATAATGGTTGGCTCTTTTCTTTTTGTATTGATGATTGGTTGCCTCACCTGGGGCTTTTATTGGGTCTTTGTGGCACAGACGCTCGCCCGTGGAATATTACGGCTAGGTGTGTTTCTGGCGCTTTTTGTTCTTGCAATCGCGGCCTGGTCGAGATAATTCCTCGAATAATCATTGCTATTTCAACACCATACTAGTACCTTTGCGGCCCGTTTGGCAAAGGATGCCGGGCGGATAATTCATTCCAAATCAACTTCTTTTATGAAAAGCCTGGAGATTATAGGGTTTAAAAGAGCGAATCTCGGCAAGACGGACGCGAAGGCGCTGCGCCTCGATGCGCAGGTGCCGTGCGTACTGTACGGTGGCAAAGACACGGTGCACTTCTCGGTGCCCGCTATTCTGTTCCGCGAATTGCTGTATACCCCGGAGGCTCACATCGTAGACCTGAACGTAGAAGGCACGCACTACCGCGCCATCGTGCAGGATGCACAGTTTCATCCCGTGAACGAGATGCTGCTGCACGTTGACTTCCTGGAGATTGAGGACGGCAAAGAAGTGAAGATGGATATCCCCGTGAAGTACATTGGCGTTTCGCCGGGCGTTCTGGCCGGTGGCAAGCTGGCCAGCAAGCTGCGCAAGCTGAAGGTAAAGGCTGCCGCCGAAAACCTGCCCGACTACGTAGAAGTTGACATCAGCACCCTCGAGCTGGGCAAGTCGGTGAAAGTAGGTGCGGTTAAGCCCACCAACTACACCATCCTGACCAGTGCCCAGGCGCCGATTGCTACCGTAACCGTACCGCGCGCGCTGAAAGGCGAAATGGCCGCTGGCAAATAAGACCACTGATTAGCACGAATTTTAGCGGATTTCACGGATTTTGTAAGCGCCGTTATGCCGCAAGTAAAAAGCCACCTCTCGGGGTGGCTTTTTCGTTAAATAGAGGCTGCTGGCCTATGTTTATGGCAGCGCCTCAGGACGGTGAAAATCGCCCACAAAATTCGTGAAATTCGTTAAAACTCGTACTAATCAGTGGTCTTCTTAATTCTTTGCCTTGGCAACATCGGCCCCGAATATGCCAATACGCGCCATAATATCGGGTTTATGGTGGCCGATTACCTGGCGGCTAAATTCGAAGCTCCGCGCTTTGAGCTGGGTCGGCACGCCTTTACCACGGAGTTTAGAAGCAAGGGCCGTACTTACGTACTGGTGAAGCCTACCACCTTTATGAACCTGAGTGGTAAAGCCGCCGCGCACTGGCTGAGTACGCTGAAAATACCCGTCGAAAATATGCTGGTTGTGACCGACGACCTGGCGCTGCCCTTTGGCAAATTGCGCCTAAAAGGCCAGGGCTCGGCGGGCGGGCACAATGGCCTGAAGGATATTCAAGCCACGCTGGGCACCGATGTATATGCGCGGCTGCGCTTCGGCGTCGATGCGAATTTCCCGAAAGGGCGGCAGGTAGATTACGTGCTCAACCCGTTTTCGGTGGATGAGCAGATTGACTTACCGTTGCGCATCGAAAAAGCCGGTGAAGCTGTGCTGGCCTTCGGGGCGCTTGGCCTGGAGCGGGCCATGAATAGTGTAAATGTGAAATAAATAGTATCCCTGAAAAAAGAAGTCATGCCTCGATAAGCTCTGCATGACTTCTTTTTTCGATAATTGCCGAGCCTACAAAATCGGGCTGCCGTTGCGCACTGCGCTGCCGGGCTGCATCAGGGCCAGCGTGCCGTCGGCATTTTCAGCTAGCAGCAACATGCCCTGGCTTTGAATTCCTTTAATTTCACGGGGCGCCAGGTTTACTAATACCATGGCCTGCTGGCCAATCAGCGCCTCCGGAATAAACGATTCGGCAATGCCGCTGACGATGGTGCGCTGGTCGAGGCCGGTGTCGATAGTCAGCTTCAGCAGCTTTTTGGTTTTGGCCACTTTTTCGGCCCCGACAATCGTACCCACGCGCAAGTCCATTTTACCGAATTCGTCGAAGCTGACGTTCTCCTTAGTGGGCGCAACAGGCGTAGCGGCCAGGGCGTTGGCCTGCTTGGTATCGAGCAGCTTCTGCACCTGCGCGTGCACCACGCTGTCGTCGATTTTGGCAAACAGCAGCGCGGGCTCCTGTAGCTGATGCCCGGCGGGCAATTGCGTGGCCCTGGCCGCGCTCTGCCAGTCGCCGGGCTCGAAGTTGAGCATAGCCGCCAGCTTACCCGCCGATTCGGGCAGGAAGGGGGTGAGTAGGGGCACCAGCGCGGCCGCTACCTGCAAGGCTACGTGCAGCACCGTACCCGTGCGGGCCGCATCAGTTTTAATAAGGTGCCAGGGTTGGGTATCGGCCAGGTACTTATTGCCGAGGCGGGCCAGGTTTAGTACTTCAGCCAGCGCGTCGCGGAAGCGGTAGTTTTCAATAAGGTCGCCGACCCGCGCCGGAAATTCGGCTAGCTGCCGGAATACCTCTTCCTCGATTTCCGTCAATTCGCCGCGCTCGGGCACTTTGCCCTCAAAAAACTTTTGTGTGAGCACCGCCGCCCGATTTACGAAATTGCCAAGCGTAGCCACCAGCTCGTTATTGTTGCGAGCCTGAAAATCCTTCCAGGTAAAATCGTTATCCTTGGTTTCGGGCGCATTGGCGCAAAGCACATAGCGCAATATATCGGCTTGCCCCGGAAAATCAGCCAGGTATTCGTGCAGCCACACCGCCCAGTTGCGCGAGGTACTGATTTTATCGCCTTCCAGATTTAAAAACTCGTTGGCCGGCACATTATCCGGCAAAATATATTCGCCGTGCGCTTTCAGCATTACCGGAAAAATAATACAGTGAAATACTATATTATCCTTACCAATAAAATGCACCAGTTTGGTTTCAGGGTCTTTCCAGTATTTCTCCCACTCATCGGGGAAGCCTTCCTTGGTGGCGGAAATGTAACCAATAGGGGCATCAAACCACACATACAATACTTTACCTTCGGCGCCGGGTACCGGCACGGGCACCCCCCAGTCGAGGTCGCGCGTTACGGCGCGGGGATGCAGGCCCTGGTCAATCCAGGATTTGCACTGACCGTACACGTTGGTTTTCCAGTCATTTTTATGGCCCTCAATTATCCATTCACGCAGCCAGGGCTCGTACTGGTCGAGCGGCAAAAACCAGTGTCGGGTATCGCGCAGCACCGGCGTATTGCCGCTGAGCATAGAGCGCGGATTAATTAACTCCGTCGGACTAAGCGACGTGCCGCAACGCTCACACTGGTCGCCGTAGGCATTTTCATTGCCACAATTAGGGCAGGTGCCTACCACGTAGCGGTCGGCCAGAAACTGGGCAGCCTGCTCATCGTAAAGCTGCTGCGTGGTTTGCTCAATAAATTTATTCTCGCCGTATAATTTCTTGAAAAAATCGCTGGAAACTTCGGCGTGGGTTTTTGATGAAGTGCGCGAATACACGTCGAACGACACGTTGAACTCCTTAAACGAGTCGCGAATAATGGCGTGGTATTTATCCACTACCTGCTGGGGCGTAACGCCCTCTTTCTGAGCCCTGATGGTAATAGGTACGCCGTGCTCGTCGGAGCCGCAAATAAATTTTACGTCACGGTTCTGAGCGCGCAGGTAGCGCACATAAATATCGGCGGGCAGATATACGCCGGCCAGGTGACCAATGTGCACCGGGCCATTGGCATAAGGCAGGGCAGCAGTTACGGTATAACGCTTTGGTAGAGAGCTCATTGTGAATTAATAATCAATGCAGATGCTAGCTACTGCATCGCAAGGGGCCGAAATACTCAATTGTGCGGATGCGCA
The sequence above is drawn from the Hymenobacter baengnokdamensis genome and encodes:
- a CDS encoding trans-sulfuration enzyme family protein, yielding MNLTPIHPKVTPIYQTSVFKFASLAELETYYTTPDHGGMYGYSRSEHPNSDELVAEVARLEGATGGGVATGAGLAGLLAAVLATCQAGDHVLCPTELYGGSVVLLSQELARLGIETTYVPLAELYDVARHRRPTTRLVLAEVLSNPLLTVLDGPRLARACQQQGILLLIDSSFTSPILTQPLSWGADLVWHSATKYLAGHSDTTAGVVVARDPALGKRLRQVAGSLGLMLAPLDSWLAVRGLKTLRLRMWQHSENALLVARFLAESPAVAQVFYPGLATHPGHALAAHELLGGLFGGMLSIRLAHDSAAAVDAFVQKSKLFPLAPSLAGVQSSCSYPAATSHRGLTAEQRLALGITPGVIRLSVGIEEPADLLVDLKQALG
- the atpC gene encoding ATP synthase F1 subunit epsilon, producing MHLEIITPDRKVFEGEASAVRFPGTDGSFEVLNNHAPLIAALKAGDVTVTGAGGGTFHISGGIVEVLRNSVIVLAESASA
- the atpD gene encoding F0F1 ATP synthase subunit beta, with the translated sequence MANSGKITQVIGPVVDVSFAGEGDLPNIFDALEVTKDNGQVVMLECQQHLGEDRVRTIAMDSTEGLTRGAAVRSLGHAITMPTGDGVKGRLFNVIGQAIDGIPQPVSTGGLPIHRNAPAFEDLATSSEVFFTGIKVIDLLAPYVKGGKIGLFGGAGVGKTVLIQELINNVAKAYSGLSVFAGVGERTREGNDLLREFIEANIIRYGDAFKHSMEEGGWDLSKVDMVEMEKSQATLVFGQMNEPPGARARVALSGLTIAESFRDGDGTGAGRDILFFIDNIFRFTQAGSEVSALLGRMPSAVGYQPTLATEMGAMQERITSTKRGSITSVQAVYVPADDLTDPAPANTFAHLDATTVLSRKIAELGIYPAVDPLDSTSRILDATILGDEHYNTAQRVKEILQRYKELQDIIAILGMDELSEEDKQTVNRARRVQRFLSQPFFVAEQFTGLQGVLVDIKDTIKGFNEIIDGKYDHLPESAFNLVGNIEDAVAKGERLMAEAK
- a CDS encoding ribose-phosphate pyrophosphokinase, with product MDPRVKLFAGSASQELARKIAESYGQPLGDLTLQRFADNELSPSFDESVRGCEVFLIQGTFPPAENLMELMLMVDACKRASAHKVNIVMPYMGYARQDRKDKPRVSIGAKVVANIIQSVGTDRLMTCDLHAGQIQGFFDIPVDHLDGATVTAPYIKSLNLKNLIFASPDVGGVVRTRAFAKKFGAEIVVCDKMRLRANEIASMQVIGDVKGMDVVFVDDMVDTAGTICKAADLVMERGANSVRAVITHPLLSGPAHARIRASQLTELITTDTIPQREENDKIRVISMAPLFAAAIRNVVTHESISLLFG
- a CDS encoding 50S ribosomal protein L25/general stress protein Ctc, whose product is MKSLEIIGFKRANLGKTDAKALRLDAQVPCVLYGGKDTVHFSVPAILFRELLYTPEAHIVDLNVEGTHYRAIVQDAQFHPVNEMLLHVDFLEIEDGKEVKMDIPVKYIGVSPGVLAGGKLASKLRKLKVKAAAENLPDYVEVDISTLELGKSVKVGAVKPTNYTILTSAQAPIATVTVPRALKGEMAAGK
- the pth gene encoding aminoacyl-tRNA hydrolase, translating into MVFLILCLGNIGPEYANTRHNIGFMVADYLAAKFEAPRFELGRHAFTTEFRSKGRTYVLVKPTTFMNLSGKAAAHWLSTLKIPVENMLVVTDDLALPFGKLRLKGQGSAGGHNGLKDIQATLGTDVYARLRFGVDANFPKGRQVDYVLNPFSVDEQIDLPLRIEKAGEAVLAFGALGLERAMNSVNVK
- the metG gene encoding methionine--tRNA ligase, which translates into the protein MSSLPKRYTVTAALPYANGPVHIGHLAGVYLPADIYVRYLRAQNRDVKFICGSDEHGVPITIRAQKEGVTPQQVVDKYHAIIRDSFKEFNVSFDVYSRTSSKTHAEVSSDFFKKLYGENKFIEQTTQQLYDEQAAQFLADRYVVGTCPNCGNENAYGDQCERCGTSLSPTELINPRSMLSGNTPVLRDTRHWFLPLDQYEPWLREWIIEGHKNDWKTNVYGQCKSWIDQGLHPRAVTRDLDWGVPVPVPGAEGKVLYVWFDAPIGYISATKEGFPDEWEKYWKDPETKLVHFIGKDNIVFHCIIFPVMLKAHGEYILPDNVPANEFLNLEGDKISTSRNWAVWLHEYLADFPGQADILRYVLCANAPETKDNDFTWKDFQARNNNELVATLGNFVNRAAVLTQKFFEGKVPERGELTEIEEEVFRQLAEFPARVGDLIENYRFRDALAEVLNLARLGNKYLADTQPWHLIKTDAARTGTVLHVALQVAAALVPLLTPFLPESAGKLAAMLNFEPGDWQSAARATQLPAGHQLQEPALLFAKIDDSVVHAQVQKLLDTKQANALAATPVAPTKENVSFDEFGKMDLRVGTIVGAEKVAKTKKLLKLTIDTGLDQRTIVSGIAESFIPEALIGQQAMVLVNLAPREIKGIQSQGMLLLAENADGTLALMQPGSAVRNGSPIL